In the genome of Notamacropus eugenii isolate mMacEug1 chromosome 7, mMacEug1.pri_v2, whole genome shotgun sequence, the window CATAGTATATCTTGATTAACAAAGCCTTTTATAATACTCTTTTGGGCAAGATGTGGACTGGCTAACGGCATAGTTAGGTGaattcagaactggctgactAACCAGACCCAAAGTGTGCTGATGAATGGATTGATTGATGTCAGACTGAAGGGAAAAGGGCTATGATGGAATGAAGCTAGATCCTAATCTAGCTCTAATCTATTCAAAATTTTTCCAATGATTTAGTGGAAGAAAGATATAGGTGGCATGCATTTAAATTTTCAGATGATACATAGCTAGGAGCAGCAGCTAATACACTAAATAACAGACCAGTGATCCAAATGAGTATGGATCAACTGAAGCTAACAAGGTGAAATATAATCATGAGAGGGATATGGTACAGGTCTGTGCTTTCATTGGGATAGGGAGCTCCTAGATAAGGAAGTCCTCTAACGATGCAAGTCAATACTCTCCAATATATAGTTTCAGAGTTGCCCAGAACATtgatttaaatgactttccagggGTCACTCATCCAATATGGGCCAGAGGCTGGACCTGAGCTCAGGTTCTTCCGGTGTTAAAGTCACATTTTCATTGTAGTGCCTCTCTATAATATAATcatagattaattaaaaaaaaaaccattgtaTATGTGgaacacagctattaagtatagGGCAGGAGACATGTGGATATATAgcaattaaagtgaaaaaaatctggaGGATTTGATGGATCAAAAACTCCATACAAGTCAAAAAGTATGATGTGGCAATGCAACAGCAAAATCAAATGCAATTTTGGTCTTTATTAATATTCAAAGGCAAGGCGGTGGTAGGTGGCCCTGCCCTTCTCTGGCTGATTCAGACAACATATGGAGCATTGCATCCAGTTCTAAGAAGTGAGCCCCTAAGAAGGGGTTGATCAAGGAAGTGAGGAGACTTGAAACCATGCCTTCTAAAGATTAAAGGAACTGGAATGTAAAGCCTAGAGAAGATTGAGGAGACAAAGGATGGTTGCCTTAAACTTCTGAAAGTTTCCAAAGGGCCACAATTTggagccttcattttacagatgaggaaactgaggcccagagaagcaaaaTTACTTGCCCCAAGAGATGCATAGCATAGgtgggaatttgaactcaggtcctctgactctccatccaggactctttctactgcaccacactgAGTTGGTCCTGGACAACAGAACATGGAACCATGAACAAAAATTACAAGGAAGCAGATTTCACTTTAATAGaaagaagaacttcctaacaattgacTTGTTCTGACAGCGGGGCCCTGGGGCGGGGGCTGGGTGACGCAGCAGGGCCCTGGGCAGAGCATCGGGTACCTCGTGAGCAGTGCCCACAGCTTTGTGTCCAGGTCCCATAATGCCACAGAGCAATGAAAGGCCAGCAAAGATCTCTGCTCAGCAAAAGCAGCCACTTGCCAGCCTTCTCAGAGAAGTGGAGGGCCGGGTTTGAGGGCCTTAAAAAGTTCTGCCTTTCACGCGCCAGGCAGGAGACCCGGAGCACCTGGCACAGGCTGTACCAATCTCTCCAGCGTGGGAGGAAGGCTCTTCGGCTCCAGAGGAAGCGGGCCCAGAAAACGGGCCTGGCTGCAAAGGCCCATGCCGCCCTGGCTGCTCCCCATAGCTACCCAATCCCTGGCACTGTGAGCCCCCACATCCGGGGGCACCTCACTGAAAGCCTGGCAGCATCTGTTGAGAATGCCACCCAGGAATGCCAGCCAGAGGAAGAGCCCCGGATGGCAGCAGCTGGCTTGCCAGTGGGCAGTGTGTTAGGTCAGGCCAATGGCTGCAGGCAGAGGACTGACCACCAGGATCCTGGCAGGCTCAGGACAGCCAGCAGGGAGGGCCAGGTGGAGAGCAGCCCCACCTTAGTCACCTTGAGGAACCATAAGGGAAATGGTTGTTACTGCAGCTGCTACCAAGGGCTGGGCCCAAACATGATGGAGCCGGAGCAGCCATCCCTAACTCCGGGAAGGCCCCATCTTAGCCAGCATAGGGGGGGGAAGGATATCACTGCTTAGGGCATATAAGGAACTGTCCATGATTCAGTTTTGGTACCGGATCCTGAGATCCCCCCAGTTTAAATCGAGGAGAACGTGTAAGCTTCAGACAGGCCAGCAGCGGAGCTGGGTGCAGAAGGTCGCCAGGGGCCATCGGGAGAAGCGCCAGGAAGGCTGCCAGGGGGTACTTGTAGCTCATTCCCTCACTCAGGTCCCAAtagcccctctcccctccttcaggCTCCTTTCCCAGATATGGACTGCAGTGCCTTAGGGCCCACAGCAAAGGGAAAGAACTCGAGAACACCCAGGAGCCCGGGGCCCAGAGCCATGTGTCGGAGAGGCCCTCCCTAGTCAGCAGAATGGCAATGTCACCCATGGTTGGGATCCATCCCACTTCACCGGACTGAGCAGTGAGATCCTCTCACCCGAGCAACACTCCAGAGACTTTTTCATATCCGAAACTTAACCAGAAACCATAACTGTGGAGCAGGATTATCAGGTAAGGGATGTTGGAGATGGCACACTCAAGCTGGCCCTGCCTGCGCAGGCGACCAGTGGTAAAGAGGCCCTAGGGGAGGAGCCTGTGTCCACAAAGACTGTACAGGACGTGGGGAGCCCGTGCCACATGGAGGCTAAGGCTCCACGTCCCCGCAGCATCTTTAGTGCCAAGTTACTGGACCATCCGTACTGTAAAAACCTCCTGGAGGCCACCTCACAACCAATCAGATTCAAAGGGGGCCGGCAAGTGGGAGGTGGAAAGAGTGGTCAGAAAGCCCTGATTTGGAATGTTATTGTAATGTTAACTAATTTCAAAGCGTAAATGCTTACGCTGCAAATTTAACAACTGTCTCTCTCAGATTATAGCTAGCTCTAGCACATCCCTGTGACTGTCTCCCAGGCTAGTAATTCTACcacactattccttcctccttgtAAGAATAATTAGCTCAGCATCTGGGATGCTTTTGTCTCAATAAACTTCAGAGTTTCCACTTTATTGAGCCAAAGAAAGGGATATGACAGTGAGCAGAAAAAGTGGTCTCTAGCATCATCACTTCTCAGGATTGTGAACAAATCAAAACTTTAATCTCCATTTCTCCCATCCTTAACAtcttataacaaagaaacaaacaaaaatgattgGTCTCtgtctatgatttcattgtttaGGTACGTAATTTTTAGTGATAAAATTCCTTCTGCCAATTAAGTTTCATCCAGGGTGTTACATACCCAGCATGTTTCAGagtagatttaaactcagatcttcctggcacAGACCAGCTTTTTATCCGTTACAGCATGCTCTCACAAATTGCATTGTATTTTTTAACCTTTCAAAGCATTTCCACCTATCTCTGCTCctttaatggaggggaaagaggCAGAGAACATCACAATAGATTAAGAGCTGTAAAGGTCTTTTAGAaatgatctagtccaatctctttattttatgagagaaaatagaagaccATAGAAGCTGAGACTTTCCTCAGGTCCCAAAGGTAGTGAATATCAGAGTCCGGAATTGAACCcagattccatttctcccagttCAGCAACTGCTTCCACTGTGTTGTGCGGCAAGTTTTACACTTTCCAAAATTCCAGGGAATGAGGGGAGATGGGATTAGGTTCTTAATGATTAGGAACAGATGATACTgttaagggggaaaaataagctCTTCCAGGCAGTCTGTATTAAATCTTGGcttctctttctactccaccactctatttctctaTCCAAATAATTATTCTTGCTAGAATTATTCTCCACTTCCAATCAGTCGGGATCTCAGCTCCCTCTCAGTGCTCCCTTCCCCCGATTTTTCTCCTTCTACTTACAGAATAGCCTAACTTCTGGACAAAATTGGGGAACAAAGCTAGTTTTGCTTCTTCCTCatccactcctccctcccccaccaaatgCTTTCATCTAAAGTGGTCTGGTTTGGTTTTGTTCATGGAAGATACAAAACACGACTTTACTATTTTAAATTCACCGTAAGAAAGCAGTGAAAAGGACCAGGGTAGAATCTGCAATTCCTGCCAAAAAGGCAGGTGGCAGCCAAGTCCGTCTCCATCTATCTCCATCACTCCCTGGGATGGCGAAGGCGGGGTGTGTATCTCTCATCACCACACAATACAATTCTGTCCGGatcctatctctgtctctcccccccccccccccccccccccagctcccAACTCCTCTAtccctttcctccacctctaccTCTTTCCCCGGGCTGATTTCCCCCAATTTACCTCCCACAAAATTAAACTCTCACCCAGTCCTCCTGCATCCCAAACCAAAGATCCAGGCCTCAGTTCCAGTCCTCCTGCATCCCCATCTCTGAGGAAAGCGCTCCCCTATGCAAGGGTGTACGCAAAGTAGAACCTCAGGGGGCGAGGGGCGAAGGAGGTGGGGGAACATGCCTCACTCCCTCAGGGTTACTCACCCGTACGGCTAAGAGGGAAACTCCTGCGAGGGGCCGCCAGCTCTCAAGGCCAGGCTTAAAGAATCACTGGTGCGTCACCCCCTTCCCTCCGCGGCTCCGCCCTCCGCCCCTCCCCTGGGCAGGTGGCTCCGCAGCAGCCTAGCTCCCGCAGCCTCTCCCTTCCAAGCCTCCCACCTCCGCACCTGGTCCAAGGTACCCACAGAGAGAGACTGTGAGCctgcctctttcccttccccGTTCTCCAGCTTCCCGCAAGGACAAGAACACTACTTAAAACTCTGCTCCCATGGTTCTTTGCAATCTTTTAAGGGTGTATATACTAGTAATGTGCAGCttgtgttattttttatttttagcccCCAACTAGATTATTAGCACTCATATAGCGCTTTAAGGGTTGCGGAGCTCCTTACATTtgtctcattttaccctcatGACAGCCTATTTTACAagctaggaaactgaggctgggagacaTTAAtcgacttgtctaagatcactcCTAGGtcagtaagtacttattaagcacctactatgtgccaggcgctgagGTTATAGAGgcaaaaagtccctgctctcaggagcTCACACGAATGGGGGAGATAGAAAAACAACTatgcacatgtttatatatacacacagaataaatcAGAGATAATAGAGGAAAggcatcatttcttttttagttaTTACAATATGAACCTTATATTAAACTGGTACtttgggtcacacaactagtgtgaggcagaattcaaacttaaGCCTTACTGATTTCAAGTGAAACACTGCATCGctccaccacctagctaccctaagcTAAGTGTGAGCTTCTTCTGCAGCAGGGACTATATCTGTGTATCTCCTTCTGGGTTTAGCATGGCGTACTCAACATAGgtttattaaaaacatttgttgaaccaaaaaaagaaaagtacaaatCTCTTCCATGCTAGAATAAAGGATATCCCAGTGTGTATCTCTCCCTCCTGCCATCCTAGAAAGTTTAActacaaatttcatttttttttttttaaattgagggaGGGTGGCAGGACATACAGATATAGCTGCATATacaggaaagagagaacaggTTGAAATAGTGCCAGGAAATCTGAGGAGACTTTGGTGGTagcaagagaaaatgaaacaacttCAGAAAAAAGGAATTCAAACTCATTTCTGGTGGTGGTGGGAGTGCAGTGGGCAGATGTAGAAGAGTCAGTctttttaatttctcagtgtcccaggcaattcTAAAACAAATCTAATTGCAGAATACTTGTCAATTTACGTTGATAGAAGGAGCTCCCTTCACAGATTAAGACCAAAATTAAAAAGTTCAAAAGGAATGCAAGACTGGTGGACTTGAATTAGTAAACCTGTGTTCAGAACTGCAGTCCAGCACATAAACGTTAAGTCCAGCTACTGCAAAatatagtgaatagagaactaGCCTTGAAATTGGGATGATTTTTAAATTCAAGTCTCACCTCCGGCACATACTAGCTCTATGTTCCAGTGTctaagtcacaacttctcagtgCTACAGATCTGAAACTATAAATTGTAAAGAAGGTTCTGACTCTGTTGACAGAGAAAACTTTCTCATGTGGAACATTAAGTCTCTATCCCTGAAGTATGTTTAACCATGTTACTCCTCTAACTCAAAAACATCTTCAGCAACTTTCTATTACCACTAGGAAAAAACTTTAAACAACTGTTTGACAATTAAAAACACCTTTCACAGTCTGGTTCCAACCTATCATTCAGATTTAATTCTCAGTATTCCCCCATGATCACTCTACCAAACTAGTCTTCTTGCTTTTCCCTCTACATTTTACATTCGATTTCTGACACATCTGTTAAATAGTTTCAGACAAGCAATTTTTcaggacatttttattttaaaatctatactaaataaataacatttaaacaCAATCATTACAAGCTTTCATCTTAAGTTGAATGTACATCAATGCCTCAATTATATCAAAATCCAAATTATTTGCATACAAAAATCACCAAAGATCAAAGTTGCTTCAAGTTTTACTTTCTCCTTAAATATTTCTAATTACAAATAGGACAAGACACAAACATGTTTGTGCAAATTAACTTTAAACATACAGTATGGCTTAAAAGTCATCAACTGTTTCTGCATCATAGTCACAGTACATTGATTGGCCTGTTAGACGCTACAATATGACTCAGAATGATTCAAACATATTCTAAGTCCATGTAAATAGCAGAACACACTTCTTCGAAGTGCATGTgatattgaaacattttttaagaacAAAAGGGAAGCTAAACTGTTACATCAATAGTAAAGTTATCAAATGAAACTTTCTACAAAGATTCTGAACATTAACAATTAAATAAGAcaaaaagttaatttatttcCTTGACATTCAAACACATTATAAAAGTCTATGTAATTAGCAGAACACACTTCTAAGTATTGTGAtactgaaacatttttaaagaacaaaagggaagCTAAAATGTTACATCAATAGTAAAGTTATCAAATGAAACTTTCTACAAAGATTCTGAACATTAAcaatataattaaagaaataaaacaaaaatagttactTTATTTCCTTGACATTCAAACACATTATAAAAGTCTATGTAATTAGCAGAACATACTTCTTCTAAGTATGTGGtactgaaacatttttaaagaacaaaagggaagCTAAAATGTTTTATCAACAATAAAGGTATCAAATGAAATTTTCCACAAAGATTCTGAACATTAACAATATAACTAAACTTCTTCTAAGTATATGTGgtattgaaacatttttaaagaacaaaagggaagCTAAAATGTTTTATCAACAATAAAGGTATCAAACGAAATTTTCCACAAAGATTCTGAACATTAAcaatataattaaagaaataagacaaaaataaagttaatttgtTTCCTTGACATATCTAGCCTTTTTCTTTGCTGAACTTTTATCTAAATTACAAATTCAGAGGCAACAGCctactcttcctttcattttcaaagccatttatttaaaaaaaaaaaaaaaaggtcttaaaAATAAGTTCCCAACTCATAAATCcagtcagaaaaaaatttataaaagttaAATCAGGGCAGTGATATATGTACAAGCataaaaacccaaaacatttatCACTGCAATTTTAAAACATCCaagaaaaactgataaaaaatCAGCATGAGCTACAAACTGGCATGGATATATGCTACAGTTCAAGTACCAGAACCTTAATCCTATATACATTACTAAATCAAGGGAAAATTCTACAATTATAGTTCCAGAGGTCTGGCTGTTGGCATTAGCTGAACCTTTGCTATTGGATTCTTTGGAGAACCTTTGTACCAAACCCTCTCTCTTCCGGATGGTTTTCTACCAATACTCTTCTCTTGTGTACCAACAGAAGAAGTTGTACTTGTTTTTACAACAGATTTTAATGGTTCGTGATTAGTAAGGTCATCCAAAACTGATTTGATTTGGCTACCAAGTATCACCTCCTGTTTGCAAACTTTTGTAGGTATCAGAGAAGTATTCGATGAGTCTGAGTGTCTCTTCACCTTTGAGCAAAGTTTAGAAGATGACTCTAGGCTTGATTTGGAAGTTAGCTCTGTGCTTGACTGGGCGAAGGCCACagacttttgtttttgcttatgcTCTGAATAAAGAAGAGCAGAAGAGGAATTGTTGGATGTACTTTCTATATGAGAAGAAAGTTCATGTTCATAGCTCATGGCTTTAACCAATGGGGAAGACACCTCTCTCAAACTGGCAAACCTCCCCAATTGTCTATTTGTTTCCATTAAGGAATTTATCCTTCTGACAGACTGACGAACAGGAGTACGCTGAAATTTCAAAGGTGACTTAACTTTGATTTCAGCTCTTGAATCATTTAACGAAAGTTTATTAAACCATTGGATGTGGTCTGAAACCTTTCCATGATCCGTCACTTGAAAATCTCCTGGAAGAGTTTTATTACAAGTTGGCACCAATGACTGCCACTGAATAATTCTTTCGTTCCTCCGTAACTCTGACATATGACATGTAACCTGCCCAGGAGATTCAGTGACAACTTCCTCAGGATTAGAGCAACTCAGTTTATTGTCTTCGAAACTAATTTCAGTCTCTTCTGCTATAATTATTTCTTTGCCTCTAGCAGGTTCTTCTTTATTTGTTTGGTCATTCATGTGAAATTCTTGCATATTTAAATGAAGATTCTCATCTGACTTGGCTCCTTCCTGAACTGTATGAAATTCCACAGCGGAACCTTTCACCAAATTCTGAAGTTGATTTACTAACAAGTTTTGCTCTGAAACAACGGAATCCTCTTTACTGCAATGATCCTCATCATGCTTTTCTAAAGACAGCACTGTCACATCATGATAGTCTTTAGCCTCAGATAGAGTCTTCTCTGGACTAAATTCTACATTAGGTACtgcacttaatttttctttccttgaatcAGATTCTGATGGAGGATTGTCACTTATCAAAACATTAAGATTACTGCCAGATTCAGAAAATGCTTTCTGAATTTTCACTAAAGTTTCTGTGGttaaattattttcatctccACTAAGAGAGCTCCCAGTTAGGCTGTCTTCATGTTTATCATTTACATTAATATCTGTGAGTTCACAAGGAAATTCAGGTGGTATTTCAACCGTAAGGACACAGTCAGAAGGATTACTTTCCTTGTCAAAAGTTTCCACAAAAAGTAATGTCCCACTTGTActaatttcttgaaaattagtTTTATTAGGTCCAGTCCAAGACATTCGGTAATTCACGTCATCTGTTTGCTCTGGAGTTAGCAAATTTTCCTCAGATTTGCTGATGTGCTTTAACCCTGAAAATGAAATGGTTCAGAAATGAAATACAATCAACTTAACCAATTTGTGAGACACCAATTGTCAGCTCACTTTATTTCCTAAGCTCCtacattaaaataaattgaatccaataacagaaacatttttaaaatgagaaatttgattGCTATTTTAACAACTTGTCAACTATTCATAAAAAGTAATCACCAGCATACTTTGCACAAGTATTAAATTTAATGCCAAGATAAACacaaattgtcttttcttttgctaATCTTTAACATATTTTCTAAGTCTTTTTTAGTAAATTATAAAGATAttattacacatacacacctttCTTTGTTAATCTTTCATCAACATCTGGGCTAAACAGCAGTCCAGTTTTTACAGATtcaatcctatttttaaaatcttgctgATTCGCAAGCCTTCGTCCAACATGTTCATATCTATTCAGACCAGAACATCTGCTCTTTTGGAACAAGAGAAAACCAACAAATTTTAAAAGCCTGGATTATGAAATTTACATTAAATTTACTCGTttacaaattatttaaattattaatttatttaaattattttgattttaaaaaagactgaTGTAAGAGAaactaataataattaacattccAGGGGAAGTCCTATTCAAAATGACTACAAAACACAAAAATTACATAGGAGTCAATCTACCAAAACACACTCAAGGTTTAGATAGATAGAATTACCACATGCTCCttatagcaataaaaaaaatgacGAATAAATGGAAGGATAAGCAcaccaatataatataaatgatatgATCAAATAACTGTTTTAAAGAATACAAAATAAGGGGGGGAAATTCATTTAgaggaacaaaagatctagaatctcAAGGGATATCATGAGAAAAAGTAGGAATGAAATGGGAATAGTATTTCTAGACCCCAAATTATTATACTATAAAGCAATAATTAACAAATTTGTTTGATagtggttaaaaaaatagaaaaatagatcaatGGAAAACAGTCATCAAAGTATAATCTACAGACTTCTGGGAGGAGTCCTTGGAACCTTTCCAGGGGGGTCCAAGACgtcaaactattttcataataaatattaagATATCATTTGTCTACTAAAATACTCCACCCTTTTTGTACTGCCTATCTGCGAGGTAGTATTTTCTTCACTTCAACAAAAACAATGTACCAAACAGGTTCCGTGCATAAACAGAAGAGCTTGTTTTCTATTAAGTCAGACAttaaagaattttgcaaaaaCATATTAAACAATGTCATTCTTCTCCTTAAATGTTTTTGGTTttagaaaatataattatttttcataaagcaAATTAAATAACCTGGTAATCAAAAAACCCAAGGACAtaaattattgggaaaaaaatCCCTACATATCAATTCCACTAATAAGTACTTGCTAAGGTGGCTTTACTACGTGTCAGTAACTATGGtaggagctgaggatacaaatacaataaatctTGGCAAGGACTTCTCAGAAAACATGAAAGAAGTTCGAGAAAAATTACGTCgaacattttatataatataccaTAAGcttcaaatggatgcatgatctgAAGATTAAAGtcatagcattaaaaaaaagaacagaggaaaatCCGATCAGGTACCTTTAAAAGCAACAGCTAAAGGCAGAATTCTTACCAAACAAGATTAGAGAATAAAActgataattctgattacatgaaactgaagaaCTCTTATACAAATTTAATGGAACTAGAATAAGGGAAGCAGTTGACAAGGGGAAAAAGCTATCACGCAGGTCTGACGCGTGCCTGATTTCCCAGATTTCGAGGGAACCAGCATGGACATATACaattaaaagtcattccccagtgggTGAAGgcaaaaaagatataaacaaatagtTCTTAAAATGACTATGAACGATTATATGAAGGATTGCTTCAACtcactaataattagggaaaaataaattaaaccaaTTCTAAAGCTTCATTTCATGCCTAGAAAATCGGCAGATAACAAAAAATGGGAAGTCAAAATTGGAGAAGTTGTGGAAAGATAAGCATATCAAAGACAGCAGGAAAGTACACAAAATATttctaagcacttttttttaGTAGCAAGTAAGTGGAACaaggaatagctaaaaaaaattatggtGTCTGAATAGCAGAGAGGTGCAGAAGGAGCCACGTGCTTTCACACATGGCCAAATGTTGATTCCTTTAGTTCCATTACGCAAGGCAGGGCCAgggcttctatttttttttttttattttgtaatgtttaacagtcactgccatacaattgtgattttatcccccccacctacccccccactccccccctccctccccacgactgcatacaattctgtatagattctacatatactttcctattgagtatattttcactatagtcatgctatgtagtcagactaagataaatgaaagaaatcgtataacaaatcagaacatgatacacaaacacatacacatacacatacacaaacatgatctgctacaatatgtgagtgacttccatatttctctctctgagtgtggcaggcattttgccttgagatcctccattgggatttttttttttttttggtaataagttcttgtgttattacacaaatctaagtctaccaaaaaaaactctcacacgctgtggttgttgctgtgcataaagttctcctggttctgctcctttcactcagcatcaggtcatataagtccttccaggcctctctgaagtcttcttgttcatcatttcttatggcacaatagtactccattacattcatataccataatttattcagccattccccaattgatggacatccccttgacttccagtttttggcaactacatagagtgctgctataaatatttttgtacatgtgggaccctttcccatttttacgatctcttggggatatagtcctagtagcgatattgctgggtcaaagggtatgcacatttttgtagccagggcttctatttttgaaaaaaagatttttggagATGGATGGGGCtaatacagacacacagacacacactcacacatcaaAGAAAGGGTGAACGAAACacttaaaaatacacaaaagatcaaaatcagaaggaagttcagaaaggaaCAAAGCAATTCTGTTAagtttaacattttcttaaaaaagccCTCAAACGACTTGCAATAgaaattttgttctttgtatgttTAAATATTCatgtttaagttcataataaaaaaagaacatttgaaatttaaaaaacaggCACACCGCTATACTGCTCCTGAAGCTCAGttagtccaatcattttggaaacaAGATCTCACTGACAGATGTATACACCAAGCAGGTCAGAGACAAAAAAGGTCCCATCTATAGCAACGTATTGATAACAGCACTTTCGgtaacagcaaagaactggaagctaaGTAGATAGATACCCCATCCGTGGGAAGTAGAGAAGCAAACAGTGATACATGAATATAACGGAATATTGCTATACCATAAGAATTGACtaattgaagagagagagaaatacgtggtcttctgtgaaatgatgcaaaatgaagcagtcaGAACAAAGAATACAGTgcacataaagacaaaaaatgtaaatgtataaaaacaaaaaaacaaggcaAGGAAAACAGAATGCAGGGAAATGATAATGTTCAAGGAAGAGACATGAGGAtgcacctccctccctcattttcagATACGGAGGACGATACACATGGGACAACGTCAGACCGGACTGAGGAGCAGGTTTGTTTTGccgaattattttctttctttttctgttattcgGGACAATTCCCAAGAAAGAAGGTTCGAGGtatattggaaaatgaaaaacaaaaaatacaaatcaaagtgTAAGTTCTTTATAGTTATCAGAGTttggtacatataaaatatgacaGTTAGAAATAAACTACTCAGAGCAAATATTACTTGTGGATTACTAAAAATATGGACTTTTTAGCAGCACTTAGTAGAACTTGTGGCTGATTTGGTATTTTttgataaattattaaaattacaagtct includes:
- the ARHGAP11A gene encoding rho GTPase-activating protein 11A isoform X3 encodes the protein MLLSCLMTDNIVYVLRYFFNFLRNVSLRVSENKMDSNNLAAMLAPNLLHSWHEKVSDNARKEIRLEIAVVKTLIDHAADIGRVPEFIMEKIPVMLGIDGPCSTPSVDDYEEGEYESSVEHKRKRRQSVGDFVSGALNKLKSNRTPSTTPQQDKAVTPVVFTPETKRKLPMDSSHGFSSKKRKSIKASLNFELLPSSFFSSVSTPASVQFEASPGASSQSSVSPIAISGSCRFSTGVQRRSTRIASKKVCRVESGKAGCFSPKISRKEKVRRSLRLKFSLKKSSRDVSRCSGLNRYEHVGRRLANQQDFKNRIESVKTGLLFSPDVDERLTKKGLKHISKSEENLLTPEQTDDVNYRMSWTGPNKTNFQEISTSGTLLFVETFDKESNPSDCVLTVEIPPEFPCELTDINVNDKHEDSLTGSSLSGDENNLTTETLVKIQKAFSESGSNLNVLISDNPPSESDSRKEKLSAVPNVEFSPEKTLSEAKDYHDVTVLSLEKHDEDHCSKEDSVVSEQNLLVNQLQNLVKGSAVEFHTVQEGAKSDENLHLNMQEFHMNDQTNKEEPARGKEIIIAEETEISFEDNKLSCSNPEEVVTESPGQVTCHMSELRRNERIIQWQSLVPTCNKTLPGDFQVTDHGKVSDHIQWFNKLSLNDSRAEIKVKSPLKFQRTPVRQSVRRINSLMETNRQLGRFASLREVSSPLVKAMSYEHELSSHIESTSNNSSSALLYSEHKQKQKSVAFAQSSTELTSKSSLESSSKLCSKVKRHSDSSNTSLIPTKVCKQEVILGSQIKSVLDDLTNHEPLKSVVKTSTTSSVGTQEKSIGRKPSGRERVWYKGSPKNPIAKVQLMPTARPLEL